A genome region from bacterium SCSIO 12844 includes the following:
- a CDS encoding STAS/SEC14 domain-containing protein: MFNVIDNGKYLHISVSGKLTHEDYIQFLIPTLEDAITKYGKLRLLLEVTNFNGWELQAAWDDFITGIKHRKDFQKIAIVGEDIWQEMLSKLFSIFVYADMKYFSEDDMERAINWIND; the protein is encoded by the coding sequence ATGTTTAATGTTATTGATAACGGAAAGTATTTACATATCAGCGTTAGTGGTAAATTAACTCACGAAGATTATATTCAATTTTTGATTCCAACGCTTGAAGATGCCATTACAAAGTATGGAAAACTTCGCCTTTTACTAGAAGTAACTAACTTTAATGGCTGGGAATTACAAGCTGCTTGGGATGACTTTATCACTGGCATTAAACACCGAAAAGATTTTCAAAAAATTGCCATCGTTGGCGAAGATATATGGCAAGAAATGCTTAGTAAATTATTCTCTATATTTGTTTATGCTGATATGAAATATTTTTCTGAAGATGACATGGAACGAGCAATTAACTGGATAAACGATTAG
- the purN gene encoding phosphoribosylglycinamide formyltransferase, which produces MTKKKLIVLTSGNGSNLQAIINQIEQGIISANIQAVISNKDSYSLIRAKNHQIAAIYLSHKDYSTRENYDQALIKAILPYKPDFIILAGFMRILTPHFIQAFKNKIINIHPSLLPKYKGLHTHKQALENKDKEHGTSVHIVTEALDAGTVIAQAKLAINKDDTITSLESRIKELEYQLYPEVIRRLCNDELVI; this is translated from the coding sequence ATGACTAAAAAAAAGTTAATTGTTCTAACATCTGGTAATGGCAGCAATCTTCAAGCAATTATTAACCAAATAGAGCAAGGTATTATTTCTGCTAATATTCAAGCTGTTATCTCTAATAAAGATAGTTACTCCTTAATTCGCGCTAAAAATCATCAAATAGCGGCAATTTATTTATCTCACAAAGACTATTCAACTAGAGAAAACTATGATCAAGCATTAATTAAAGCAATCTTACCCTATAAGCCTGATTTTATTATCTTAGCTGGATTTATGCGTATATTAACACCTCACTTTATTCAAGCTTTTAAAAATAAAATCATTAATATTCATCCATCGCTATTACCTAAATACAAAGGCTTACATACGCATAAACAGGCGCTTGAAAATAAAGATAAAGAGCATGGAACATCCGTTCATATCGTTACTGAAGCACTTGATGCTGGTACAGTAATAGCACAAGCAAAGCTTGCAATTAATAAAGATGATACAATTACTTCTCTTGAGAGTCGTATCAAAGAATTAGAGTATCAATTATACCCTGAAGTCATTCGTAGATTATGTAATGATGAGTTAGTGATTTAA
- the purM gene encoding phosphoribosylformylglycinamidine cyclo-ligase, protein MSQSLSYKEAGVDIDAGNTLVKRIGQYAKATHRKEVLTGLGGFGALFELPLNKYQNPVLVSGTDGVGTKLKLALELNKHGSIGIDLVAMCVNDLIVTGAEPLFFLDYYATGQLDVNTAESVIKGIAEGCHQANCSLVGGETAEMPGMYAKDDYDLAGFCVGIVEKDEIISGQYIQPGDTLIALSASGIHSNGYSLVRKVIEYSNADLSETFENTTLGDTLLKPTRIYVNSILELIKKHTIKGVAHITGGGITENLPRVLPDYLNAEIDLSSFQLPGIFQWLKDKGNIETNEMLKTFNCGVGMILCVPEDEASAIIDTAASLGETVWQIGHIEQSEQQIPEVIYHYD, encoded by the coding sequence ATGAGTCAGTCATTAAGTTATAAAGAAGCTGGTGTTGATATTGATGCTGGTAATACACTTGTTAAACGCATCGGTCAATATGCTAAAGCAACGCATAGAAAAGAAGTTTTAACTGGGCTTGGCGGATTTGGTGCTTTATTTGAATTACCATTAAATAAATATCAAAACCCTGTTTTAGTCTCAGGCACTGATGGCGTTGGCACAAAGCTAAAGCTAGCACTAGAACTTAATAAACATGGTTCAATCGGTATTGATTTAGTTGCAATGTGTGTTAATGACTTAATCGTTACAGGTGCTGAGCCTTTATTTTTTCTAGACTATTATGCAACAGGTCAACTCGATGTTAATACGGCTGAGTCAGTAATCAAAGGTATTGCCGAGGGTTGTCATCAAGCAAACTGCTCATTAGTTGGTGGTGAAACGGCTGAGATGCCTGGGATGTACGCTAAAGATGATTATGATTTAGCTGGGTTTTGTGTTGGTATTGTTGAAAAAGATGAGATTATATCAGGGCAGTATATTCAACCAGGTGATACATTAATTGCACTGAGCGCCTCAGGCATTCACTCAAATGGTTACTCTTTAGTTAGAAAGGTTATCGAATATTCCAATGCTGATTTATCTGAAACTTTTGAAAACACAACCTTAGGTGACACTTTATTAAAGCCAACTAGAATCTATGTTAATAGCATTTTAGAATTAATTAAAAAACATACTATTAAAGGTGTTGCACATATCACAGGTGGGGGCATTACCGAAAATTTACCTCGAGTTTTACCTGACTATCTCAATGCTGAGATTGATTTATCTAGTTTTCAATTACCTGGTATTTTTCAGTGGTTAAAAGATAAGGGTAATATTGAAACGAATGAAATGTTAAAAACGTTTAACTGTGGCGTTGGCATGATTTTATGTGTTCCAGAAGATGAAGCTTCAGCAATTATTGATACTGCCGCAAGCTTAGGAGAAACTGTTTGGCAAATTGGTCATATTGAGCAATCAGAACAGCAAATACCTGAAGTTATTTATCATTATGACTAA
- a CDS encoding 16S rRNA (uracil(1498)-N(3))-methyltransferase → MRIPRIYIADISENNKTIQLTNEVNHYLINVLRLKANHPVILFNGTDAVEFHGLITEISKKRTTIEITQIIPINNLPPINIHLLQALSKGDRFDYAIQKATELGVASITPLITERVDVKLSAERLTKKIQHWQKIVISACEQSNRVIIPKIEQPLELAKFQKPCDTLAFILSPYTEKKLSQYADKSSNNIYIIIGPEGGLTDAEIFNAEKLGIFSINLGPRILRTETAPVAMISLIEYLWGDF, encoded by the coding sequence ATGAGAATACCAAGAATTTATATAGCTGACATATCAGAAAATAATAAGACAATTCAATTAACTAATGAAGTAAATCATTATCTTATTAACGTGCTACGATTAAAAGCCAATCATCCTGTTATCCTATTTAATGGCACTGATGCAGTCGAATTTCATGGTCTAATTACAGAAATATCTAAAAAAAGAACCACCATCGAAATTACTCAAATAATACCTATAAATAACTTGCCACCGATTAATATTCACCTATTACAGGCACTATCAAAAGGTGATCGTTTTGATTATGCCATTCAAAAAGCAACTGAATTAGGTGTTGCTAGTATTACCCCTTTAATTACTGAGCGAGTTGATGTCAAATTATCAGCTGAACGTTTAACAAAAAAAATTCAACACTGGCAAAAGATCGTTATTTCAGCTTGTGAACAATCTAATCGAGTTATTATTCCTAAAATAGAGCAACCACTTGAATTAGCCAAATTTCAAAAACCTTGCGATACTTTAGCATTTATTTTATCACCTTATACTGAAAAAAAATTAAGCCAATATGCGGATAAATCATCTAATAATATTTATATTATCATAGGTCCTGAAGGTGGTTTAACGGATGCTGAAATATTCAATGCTGAAAAACTTGGTATATTTAGTATCAACTTAGGGCCGCGTATTTTACGTACTGAAACTGCACCTGTTGCTATGATTAGTTTAATTGAATACCTCTGGGGTGACTTTTAA
- a CDS encoding MFS transporter — MKNERLIIFTPPILFGMYWAMVKVSLPIVALLSNYFETSSQNIQQIFSIAFFLSGCFPMLWGPIIDNFELRKFILVNGIIFIILNVILSFSTNIYMFGLLFIAACSLSSAFVVVGRTFPFVYLKDKSLVQKALTYGMFGGYFSAWIAPFISGYLAEHIHWRSVFYILPVLTIILIIIASRLPKQKEVVEKRTLVKNIVTMFTHFKIQSFRNNVLILGIFSFFAQSVLISVPFWLTDAYALKPYIIGYILFPMLLPGMLGPLMSRLIYSKLTYKSVFYISSIMFVAGGIIAIILSLVLLETRLSYWWWVIPGALANFAVVAIFPVVSVLGYRDIKTGHNAASSVFSLALYCSGGIGIFVCSLISIHTFYIFGILMLIGITLSLMLFLQDYKQYLLEHVE; from the coding sequence ATGAAAAATGAACGATTGATAATATTTACACCGCCTATTTTATTTGGCATGTACTGGGCAATGGTAAAAGTATCATTACCAATTGTTGCTTTACTTTCTAATTACTTTGAAACCTCAAGTCAAAATATTCAACAGATATTTTCAATTGCATTTTTCTTATCTGGTTGCTTTCCTATGCTTTGGGGACCTATTATTGATAACTTTGAGCTAAGAAAATTTATTTTAGTTAATGGCATCATTTTTATTATTCTGAATGTTATTTTATCGTTTTCTACGAATATTTATATGTTTGGATTATTATTCATTGCAGCCTGTTCGCTATCTTCTGCTTTTGTTGTAGTTGGTAGAACCTTTCCATTTGTTTATTTAAAAGATAAGAGCCTAGTTCAAAAGGCTTTAACTTATGGCATGTTTGGTGGTTATTTTAGTGCGTGGATTGCACCATTTATTTCTGGATATTTAGCAGAACATATCCATTGGCGTAGTGTATTTTATATATTACCTGTTTTAACGATTATTTTAATTATCATTGCATCTAGGCTTCCAAAACAAAAAGAAGTAGTAGAAAAGCGTACACTTGTAAAAAATATAGTAACGATGTTTACGCATTTTAAAATTCAATCATTTAGAAATAATGTATTGATATTAGGCATATTCTCCTTTTTTGCACAAAGTGTTCTTATTTCAGTGCCATTTTGGTTAACTGATGCTTATGCTTTAAAACCTTATATTATTGGTTATATATTATTTCCAATGTTATTACCGGGCATGCTAGGTCCATTAATGAGTAGATTAATTTATAGTAAATTAACCTATAAGTCAGTTTTTTATATTAGTAGTATTATGTTTGTTGCTGGTGGTATTATCGCCATTATATTAAGTCTTGTATTATTAGAAACACGCTTATCCTATTGGTGGTGGGTTATTCCAGGTGCATTGGCTAATTTTGCAGTTGTTGCAATATTTCCTGTTGTGAGTGTTTTAGGTTATCGAGATATTAAAACTGGACATAATGCTGCATCAAGTGTCTTCTCATTAGCATTATATTGCTCTGGCGGTATTGGTATTTTTGTCTGTTCATTAATCTCAATTCATACATTCTATATATTTGGTATATTAATGCTTATTGGAATTACACTTTCATTAATGCTTTTTTTACAGGATTACAAACAATATTTATTAGAGCATGTTGAGTGA
- a CDS encoding MFS transporter, whose translation MWLSKLSVYYRLYWLQRTGWVLIAGILFYCYEFFLRILTGAYQNEITSYFHINSHLGFSFLVSSYNLTYLIMQIPAGILLDRFGSRRCLMVATIICGFGSALFIIGDYYLALISRLLVGLGSSFAFVGILKLSHEYLPRRYFGLFASVVISLGTIAAVLSQQISVFFSSYKVLWQSIFILSGLLSIPLACFFWLAIPRTKLKNQLLPNIQAIKKGMLKLLKNKLIWLNAIWAGCIYVPTVVITSQYGVYFFNQMFHKSQYQAATLISVLLLGWIVCSPLIVYVATKLNWLNQVVSVFLAMLLINILMIGFLPNLAIHHLTLLIFTFGLFSSVQVIVWQCFNQICDISISGIGIAVTNMIITAVTEVGQLFSGVVLDIEENYYHNLLNYDVQVLMLLFVLFIISGWYVFYIFRRNAIHSLVSL comes from the coding sequence GTGTGGTTATCAAAACTAAGTGTTTATTATCGACTTTATTGGTTGCAACGGACTGGTTGGGTATTAATCGCTGGGATTTTATTTTACTGTTATGAGTTTTTTTTAAGGATTTTAACTGGTGCTTATCAAAATGAAATTACTAGCTATTTTCATATTAATTCTCATTTAGGTTTTTCATTTTTAGTATCAAGCTATAACTTAACTTACTTAATTATGCAGATTCCAGCTGGAATCTTACTTGATAGATTTGGGAGTCGACGGTGTTTGATGGTCGCAACAATTATATGCGGATTTGGTAGTGCATTATTCATAATTGGTGATTATTATTTGGCATTGATTAGTCGATTATTAGTTGGTCTTGGATCTTCATTTGCTTTTGTTGGCATTTTAAAACTGTCTCATGAATATTTACCAAGGCGTTATTTTGGGTTGTTTGCAAGTGTTGTTATTTCACTTGGGACAATTGCTGCTGTTCTTTCGCAACAAATTAGCGTATTTTTTAGTAGTTACAAAGTTTTATGGCAAAGTATTTTTATCTTATCAGGTTTGTTAAGCATACCTTTAGCTTGTTTTTTTTGGCTAGCAATTCCTAGAACTAAGTTGAAAAATCAGCTTTTACCAAATATTCAAGCGATAAAAAAGGGTATGCTAAAATTACTAAAAAATAAGTTAATTTGGCTCAATGCAATATGGGCAGGTTGTATTTATGTACCAACGGTTGTGATTACTTCTCAGTATGGTGTTTATTTTTTTAATCAAATGTTTCATAAGAGCCAGTATCAAGCAGCAACATTAATTAGTGTTTTATTATTAGGCTGGATAGTATGTTCACCATTAATTGTTTATGTTGCAACCAAATTAAACTGGTTAAACCAGGTTGTATCAGTTTTTTTAGCTATGCTATTGATTAATATATTAATGATTGGCTTTTTACCTAATTTAGCTATTCATCATTTAACCTTATTAATTTTTACGTTTGGGTTATTTTCATCAGTTCAAGTTATTGTTTGGCAATGCTTTAATCAGATTTGTGATATTTCAATATCCGGCATAGGTATTGCTGTAACAAATATGATTATTACAGCAGTAACTGAAGTTGGCCAATTATTTAGCGGTGTAGTTTTAGATATTGAAGAAAATTATTATCACAATTTATTAAACTATGATGTGCAAGTATTAATGCTTTTGTTTGTTTTATTTATTATAAGTGGCTGGTATGTGTTTTATATATTTAGAAGAAATGCTATCCATAGCCTTGTGTCATTATAG
- the kdsA gene encoding 3-deoxy-8-phosphooctulonate synthase: MQLCGFEVGHDKPFFLIAGPCVVESEALALDTAAYLKEVTDKLGIHFIYKSSYDKANRSSLKSFRGLGVEEGLRILETVKSKINVPVLTDVHEDSPLEEVSSVVDVIQTPAFLCRQTNFILKACSQGIPVNIKKGQFLAPWDMQNVVDKAKSSGNQQIMVCERGASFGYNNLVSDMRSLAVMAETGCPVVFDATHSVQLPGGQGTSSGGQREFVPVLAKAATAVGVAGIFMETHPDPDKALSDGPNAWPMYQIEALLKTLQQIDQVVKKA; encoded by the coding sequence ATGCAATTATGTGGATTTGAAGTTGGTCATGATAAACCATTTTTTCTAATTGCTGGTCCCTGTGTCGTTGAAAGTGAAGCTTTAGCATTAGATACAGCAGCTTATTTAAAAGAAGTCACGGATAAATTAGGTATTCATTTTATATATAAATCATCATATGATAAGGCAAATCGTTCCTCCTTAAAGAGTTTTCGTGGGCTTGGTGTTGAAGAAGGTTTAAGAATTTTAGAGACAGTTAAAAGTAAGATAAATGTACCAGTCTTAACCGATGTACATGAAGACTCCCCCCTAGAAGAAGTTTCAAGTGTTGTTGATGTTATTCAAACACCCGCTTTTTTATGTCGTCAAACAAATTTTATTTTAAAAGCATGCTCGCAGGGAATCCCAGTTAATATTAAAAAGGGGCAGTTTTTAGCACCGTGGGATATGCAGAATGTTGTTGATAAGGCTAAGTCTTCTGGGAATCAACAAATTATGGTCTGTGAGCGAGGCGCATCATTTGGTTATAATAATCTAGTTTCAGATATGCGTTCATTAGCTGTAATGGCTGAAACTGGCTGTCCTGTGGTATTTGATGCAACTCATTCTGTTCAACTACCTGGAGGTCAGGGAACTTCATCAGGTGGGCAACGTGAATTTGTGCCAGTATTGGCAAAAGCAGCGACTGCAGTAGGTGTTGCAGGTATTTTTATGGAAACACACCCTGATCCGGATAAGGCATTAAGTGATGGACCAAATGCATGGCCGATGTATCAAATTGAAGCGTTGTTAAAGACGTTACAACAAATTGATCAAGTCGTTAAAAAAGCGTAA
- the eno gene encoding phosphopyruvate hydratase, whose amino-acid sequence MAKIEKIIAREILDSRGNPTVEADVILSNGISGRSAVPSGASTGVREALELRDKDPKRYLGKGVLTAVSNVNNQIASKLEGMDTDNQKVLDQVMIDLDGTENKSNLGANAILAVSMALARAKANDYHVELFQSLTNTSETYQMPVPMMNVLNGGAHADNNVDMQEFMIIPTGFDSFSRALQAGTEIFHTLKTVLVDEGYPVVGVGDEGGYAPNLPSNEVAVEMIIKAIEKSGYIAGENIFIGLDLASSEFYKDGQYHLASENKVLSAEAFVDYLENWVDKYPIITIEDGMAEDDWHGWKLLTERLGNRIQLVGDDLFVTNTKILKEGIDKGIANSILIKLNQIGSVTETLDAIHMAQENDYTAVISHRSGETSDTTIADLAVATNAGQIKTGSLCRSDRVSKYNQLLRIEALLGDRALYPGLKAFKALEKVSV is encoded by the coding sequence ATGGCTAAGATTGAAAAAATTATTGCACGAGAAATTCTTGACTCAAGAGGTAATCCTACCGTTGAGGCTGATGTTATATTAAGTAATGGTATTTCAGGTCGTTCTGCAGTACCATCAGGTGCTTCAACAGGTGTACGTGAAGCTTTAGAATTAAGAGATAAGGATCCTAAACGTTATTTAGGTAAAGGTGTATTAACTGCAGTTAGTAATGTGAATAATCAAATTGCTTCTAAATTAGAAGGTATGGATACAGATAATCAAAAAGTGCTTGATCAAGTGATGATTGATTTAGATGGTACTGAAAATAAAAGTAATTTAGGTGCTAATGCAATATTAGCTGTATCAATGGCATTAGCGAGAGCAAAAGCTAATGATTATCATGTTGAGTTATTTCAGAGTTTAACAAACACAAGTGAAACTTATCAAATGCCCGTGCCAATGATGAATGTATTAAATGGTGGAGCGCATGCAGATAATAATGTCGATATGCAAGAGTTTATGATTATTCCAACTGGCTTTGATTCATTTTCAAGGGCTTTACAAGCGGGTACTGAAATTTTTCATACCTTAAAAACAGTTTTAGTTGATGAGGGCTATCCTGTTGTTGGTGTTGGTGATGAAGGTGGTTATGCACCAAATTTACCATCAAACGAAGTTGCAGTTGAGATGATTATTAAAGCAATTGAGAAATCAGGGTATATTGCAGGAGAAAATATCTTTATTGGTCTTGATTTAGCAAGTAGTGAATTTTATAAGGATGGCCAATATCATTTGGCTTCAGAAAATAAAGTGTTATCAGCAGAAGCATTTGTTGATTATTTGGAAAATTGGGTTGATAAATACCCAATTATTACCATTGAAGATGGTATGGCTGAAGATGATTGGCATGGTTGGAAACTCTTAACAGAGCGCTTAGGTAATCGAATTCAATTAGTTGGTGATGATTTATTTGTTACCAATACAAAAATTTTAAAAGAAGGTATAGATAAAGGTATTGCTAATTCAATTTTGATTAAACTTAATCAAATTGGATCTGTAACAGAAACACTAGATGCAATTCATATGGCACAAGAAAATGATTATACAGCTGTAATTTCACATCGTTCAGGTGAGACATCAGATACAACCATTGCAGATTTGGCAGTTGCAACGAATGCAGGACAAATTAAAACAGGTTCATTATGCCGTTCAGATCGAGTCTCCAAATATAACCAACTGTTAAGGATTGAAGCATTATTAGGTGATCGTGCGCTATATCCTGGTTTAAAAGCATTTAAGGCACTTGAGAAGGTTTCTGTATAA
- a CDS encoding septum formation initiator family protein: MKFINLNRYFLFGSFLVICLLALQYEFWYSETGYSQLKILKIENAKLDASNEKDLLRNQLLEDEVVSLRKNDHVIEGMARKDLGLISDGEVYYQFVSPNVTLDKDNNKN; this comes from the coding sequence ATGAAATTTATTAATTTAAATCGCTATTTCCTATTTGGCAGTTTTCTAGTGATTTGCTTATTAGCTTTGCAATATGAGTTCTGGTATAGCGAAACTGGCTATAGCCAATTAAAAATACTCAAAATTGAAAATGCTAAATTAGATGCCAGTAACGAAAAAGATTTATTAAGAAATCAGCTATTAGAAGATGAAGTGGTGAGTTTAAGGAAGAATGACCATGTGATTGAAGGAATGGCGCGTAAAGATTTAGGTTTGATTTCTGATGGTGAAGTTTATTATCAATTTGTATCACCGAATGTTACGTTAGATAAAGATAATAATAAGAACTAA
- a CDS encoding 2-C-methyl-D-erythritol 4-phosphate cytidylyltransferase, which translates to MWCVIPAAGIGQRMSAHCPKQYLKLDFGKTILEMTIHSVLQAESIDGVVIALNAQDTDFKQLKIQSSKPILTCIGGQSRADSVYQGLLFLKDKIKHHDFICVHDVARPLVDPCDIDRLNNRAVNLNDALGVILVAEVADTIKQVNNNKVIKTVDRSDLYRALTPQTMKYDVLFNALAHCKKKNIQVTDEASALEACGHLVEIVVGSPKNIKVTYADDLSIVNALINE; encoded by the coding sequence ATGTGGTGTGTTATTCCTGCTGCAGGTATTGGCCAACGAATGAGTGCTCATTGCCCGAAGCAATATTTAAAACTTGATTTTGGTAAAACAATTTTAGAAATGACAATTCATTCAGTTTTACAAGCAGAGTCTATTGATGGTGTTGTTATTGCGTTGAATGCTCAAGATACCGATTTTAAGCAACTAAAAATTCAGTCATCAAAACCTATTTTAACTTGTATAGGTGGCCAAAGTAGAGCAGATTCAGTCTATCAAGGCTTATTATTTCTAAAAGATAAAATCAAGCATCATGACTTTATTTGTGTGCATGATGTCGCAAGGCCCTTGGTTGATCCTTGTGATATTGATCGCTTAAATAATAGAGCAGTTAATTTAAATGATGCTTTGGGGGTGATTTTAGTTGCTGAAGTAGCTGATACAATTAAACAGGTAAATAACAACAAGGTTATCAAAACAGTGGATCGTTCTGATCTATATCGAGCATTAACGCCGCAGACGATGAAATATGATGTTTTATTCAATGCATTAGCACATTGTAAAAAGAAAAATATTCAAGTAACTGATGAGGCTTCAGCATTAGAAGCTTGTGGTCATTTAGTTGAGATAGTTGTTGGCTCACCAAAAAATATTAAAGTGACTTATGCAGATGATTTAAGCATAGTGAATGCTTTGATAAATGAATAG
- the pyrE gene encoding orotate phosphoribosyltransferase → MKPYAQSFIDISLEKNVLKFGEFTLKSGRKSPYFFNAGLFNDGEALFEIADCYAQRLLESNLEFDILFGPAYKGIPLVSAISVALASKYNKNVGFAFNRKEKKDHGEGGNLIGADMNNKRVIIVDDLITAGTAIDESMTLLKPVNANVTGILLALNRQEVGKDLNSSAVSQIESNYQTPVFSIINFDDIIHFVQSKPDFKSYDQALLSYRKQYGV, encoded by the coding sequence ATGAAACCCTATGCTCAATCTTTTATTGATATCTCATTAGAAAAAAATGTACTTAAATTTGGTGAGTTTACACTTAAATCTGGCAGAAAAAGCCCTTATTTTTTTAATGCTGGACTTTTTAATGATGGTGAAGCTTTATTTGAAATTGCTGACTGTTATGCACAAAGGTTATTAGAAAGTAACCTTGAGTTTGATATACTTTTTGGCCCAGCTTATAAAGGCATCCCATTAGTCAGTGCCATCTCTGTCGCACTTGCCTCAAAATATAATAAAAATGTTGGCTTTGCTTTTAATCGCAAAGAGAAAAAAGATCATGGTGAAGGTGGCAATCTAATTGGTGCTGATATGAATAATAAACGTGTTATTATCGTTGATGATTTAATTACAGCAGGCACTGCAATTGATGAGAGTATGACTTTATTAAAGCCAGTTAATGCTAATGTAACTGGCATTTTATTAGCATTAAACCGCCAAGAAGTTGGTAAAGATCTTAATTCATCTGCTGTTAGTCAAATAGAGTCTAATTACCAGACACCTGTTTTTAGCATTATAAACTTTGATGATATAATCCATTTTGTTCAATCAAAGCCTGATTTTAAAAGTTACGATCAAGCATTACTTAGCTATCGTAAGCAATATGGTGTTTAA